A single window of Pseudophryne corroboree isolate aPseCor3 chromosome 5, aPseCor3.hap2, whole genome shotgun sequence DNA harbors:
- the CCN3 gene encoding CCN family member 3 produces the protein MICLRNLLPALCTLFVVHDVISQRCPLQCGQCPEEPPSCPPDVPIILDGCACCPVCARQQGESCSEMHPCHEDQGLYCDFSADPRTSVGVCMALEGSKCVFNGAVYRSGETFQPSCKYHCTCQDGQIGCVPRCNLDLQLPGPDCPFPRKVKVPGECCEKWVCDGKEEVAIGGFAMAAYRPEATLGVDGSDMGVNCIEQMTEWSACSKTCGMGHSYRVTNRNRRCEMQKQIRLCMVRPCDQEAQALIDKKGKRCVRVTKSEEAIHFEIKNCVSVHSYKPKFCGDCTDGRCCTPHSTRTAQVEFRCANERIVKKPVMFINTCVCHNNCPRDTSLLQTENAMFPRLKIY, from the exons atgaTCTGCCTAAGGAACCTGCTTCCAGCGTTGTGCACGCTGTTTGTGGTCCATGAT GTGATCTCTCAGAGATGCCCATTGCAGTGTGGACAGTGCCCGGAGGAACCACCCAGTTGTCCCCCCGATGTGCCAATCATACTGGATGGCTGTGCCTGCTGTCCCGTGTGTGCTCGGCAACAAGGAGAGAGCTGCTCTGAGATGCACCCGTGTCACGAGGACCAGGGTCTATACTGTGACTTCAGCGCAGACCCGAGAACCAGCGTCGGCGTTTGTATGG CACTTGAAGGAAGTAAATGTGTGTTTAATGGGGCCGTATACCGCAGCGGAGAAACATTCCAGCCCAGCTGCAAATATCACTGCACGTGCCAGGATGGACAGATCGGCTGCGTCCCCAGGTGCAACCTTGACTTACAGCTTCCGGGGCCTGACTGCCCATTCCCAAGGAAAGTGAAGGTGCCAGGAGAGTGCTGTGAAAAGTGGGTGTGCGATGGGAAGGAAGAGGTGGCCATTGGTGGATTTGCTATGGCTG CTTACAGACCGGAGGCTACTCTGGGGGTCGATGGCTCAGACATGGGTGTTAACTGCATTGAGCAGATGACTGAGTGGAGTGCGTGCTCTAAGACGTGTGGGATGGGCCACTCCTACCGGGTGACAAATCGCAACCGCCGCTGCGAAATGCAGAAACAAATCCGCCTGTGCATGGTGCGACCCTGTGACCAAGAGGCCCAAGCACTTATTGATAAG AAAGGGAAAAGATGCGTGCGTGTGACGAAATCAGAAGAGGCCATCCATTTTGAAATAAAAAACTGCGTCAGCGTTCACAGCTACAAGCCTAAGTTTTGCGGGGACTGCACGGACGGGCGATGCTGCACCCCTCACAGCACCAGGACGGCCCAGGTGGAGTTCCGGTGTGCAAACGAGAGAATCGTAAAGAAACCAGTGATGTTCATCAATACATGCGTCTGTCATAATAACTGCCCCCGTGACACCAGCCTCCTCCAGACAGAAAACGCCATGTTCCCTAGGCTGAAAATATATTAA